The Gemmatimonadaceae bacterium genome contains a region encoding:
- a CDS encoding metallophosphoesterase, translating into MRRLHLITSVPALGAVLSCASAVELTPPPAASPAWAVAASGAAVMIGVGDIASCSLRTGEATAHLVDSVLRADSIAKVPDVAFTLGDNVYESGTEAEFANCFTPTWGDPNKRIMRNIRTTPGNHEYYSSGAAPYFKYFGKAAGNDISGYYSYDVGTWHVLALNSEIIVNPSFNDAARAAQMAWVEKDLKASKATCTVAYWHNPRFSSGWHGSNRKFIPLWQLLIDHNVELVLNGHDHDYERFRPMTPEGVVDTLKGLTQIVAGTGGGEFRNFNAPVPNSVARIAGRPGVLLLVLGGAEYRSAFLEVGGRIWDASGGKCH; encoded by the coding sequence ATGCGACGTCTTCATCTCATTACATCCGTTCCGGCGCTTGGCGCCGTGTTGTCGTGTGCCAGCGCCGTCGAGCTCACCCCGCCACCCGCGGCATCACCGGCCTGGGCAGTCGCAGCCAGCGGCGCGGCCGTCATGATTGGCGTCGGGGACATCGCCAGCTGTTCGTTGCGAACGGGTGAAGCCACGGCGCATCTGGTGGATAGCGTGTTGCGCGCGGACAGCATCGCCAAGGTGCCGGATGTTGCGTTTACGCTTGGCGACAATGTCTATGAGTCCGGCACGGAAGCGGAGTTCGCCAATTGCTTCACGCCCACATGGGGTGATCCCAACAAGCGGATCATGCGAAATATTCGGACAACCCCCGGCAACCATGAGTATTACAGCTCCGGCGCCGCACCATACTTCAAGTATTTCGGCAAAGCCGCGGGCAACGACATTTCAGGCTACTACAGCTACGATGTCGGGACATGGCATGTGCTGGCGCTCAACAGCGAAATCATTGTGAACCCGTCGTTCAACGATGCGGCCAGAGCGGCCCAGATGGCGTGGGTGGAGAAGGACCTCAAGGCCAGCAAGGCCACGTGCACGGTGGCCTATTGGCACAATCCGCGCTTCAGCTCGGGATGGCACGGGAGCAATCGCAAGTTCATTCCGCTCTGGCAGCTGCTGATTGACCACAACGTCGAGCTCGTGCTCAACGGCCATGATCACGACTATGAGCGATTCCGCCCCATGACCCCGGAGGGCGTCGTGGATACGCTCAAGGGCCTGACCCAGATTGTTGCCGGCACGGGCGGTGGTGAGTTTCGAAACTTCAACGCGCCTGTGCCCAACAGTGTCGCACGGATTGCCGGACGTCCCGGGGTGCTGCTCCTCGTGCTCGGCGGTGCGGAGTACCGGTCCGCATTCCTCGAAGTCGGCGGCCGGATCTGGGATGCCAGCGGCGGGAAGTGCCACTGA